The following proteins come from a genomic window of Anaerobutyricum hallii:
- a CDS encoding double-cubane-cluster-containing anaerobic reductase, whose protein sequence is MELIKALPEIFEDFAEQRKNSFLTMKELKDKNVPVIGAYCTYFPQEIAMAMGAVTVGLCSTSDETIPVAERDLPRNLCPMVKASYGFAVSDKCPFFYFSDVVVGETTCDGKKKMYELMGEFKNVYVMELPNSQSETALKLWKEEILKFKSYLEQTFKVVITEENVRKAVHMMNENRIALKNLYEVMKNDPAPMNGQELFNVLYGSQFRFDKEKVPEEINALREKIMKEYEENEKMPKKKRILLTGCPSSGAPMKVVKALEENGAIVVAYENCGGTKSVDRLIDESAEDIYEAIAERYLQIGCSVMTPNKNRYELIGRLIEEYQIDGVVEMTLQACHTYNVEAKSIEKFVKGKGVPYIHVETDYSQEDIGQLNTRMTAFVEML, encoded by the coding sequence ATGGAATTAATTAAAGCACTGCCGGAGATTTTTGAAGATTTTGCGGAACAGAGAAAGAATTCTTTTTTAACGATGAAGGAGCTTAAGGATAAAAATGTTCCGGTTATAGGAGCATATTGTACATATTTCCCGCAGGAGATTGCGATGGCTATGGGAGCGGTTACAGTAGGACTTTGTTCTACATCTGATGAGACGATTCCAGTGGCGGAGAGAGATTTACCAAGAAATTTATGTCCTATGGTAAAGGCAAGTTATGGCTTTGCGGTATCAGATAAGTGTCCCTTCTTTTATTTTTCAGATGTGGTAGTTGGAGAGACGACCTGTGATGGAAAGAAAAAGATGTATGAACTGATGGGAGAGTTTAAAAATGTTTACGTTATGGAACTTCCAAACAGTCAGAGTGAAACGGCATTAAAGCTTTGGAAAGAAGAGATTCTTAAGTTCAAATCTTATCTGGAGCAGACTTTCAAAGTGGTGATTACAGAGGAGAACGTTCGTAAGGCAGTTCATATGATGAATGAAAATAGAATTGCGCTTAAAAATCTTTATGAAGTTATGAAAAATGACCCGGCACCGATGAATGGACAGGAATTGTTTAATGTATTATATGGAAGTCAGTTCCGTTTTGATAAAGAAAAGGTTCCAGAAGAAATCAATGCGCTTCGTGAAAAGATTATGAAAGAGTATGAAGAGAACGAAAAAATGCCGAAAAAGAAGAGGATTCTTTTAACCGGATGCCCAAGCAGCGGAGCACCTATGAAAGTTGTTAAAGCGCTTGAGGAGAATGGTGCGATTGTTGTTGCTTATGAAAATTGTGGCGGTACAAAGTCGGTTGACCGTTTAATAGATGAATCAGCAGAGGATATTTATGAGGCGATTGCGGAAAGATATCTTCAGATTGGCTGTTCTGTTATGACACCGAATAAGAATCGTTATGAATTGATCGGAAGATTAATAGAAGAATATCAGATTGATGGTGTTGTGGAAATGACATTGCAGGCATGCCACACATATAATGTGGAGGCAAAGAGTATTGAAAAGTTTGTAAAAGGAAAGGGCGTTCCGTATATTCATGTGGAGACCGATTATTCACAGGAGGATATTGGACAGCTCAATACGAGAATGACAGCATTTGTCGAAATGTTGTAA
- a CDS encoding DNA polymerase III subunit alpha: protein MAFTHLHVHTEYSLLDGSSKIKELLPRAKELGMDSIAITDHGVMYGVIDFYKKAKEVGIKPILGCEIYVAPGSRFDREQARGEDRYYHLVLLAENNQGYKNLMKIVTRGFTEGYYYKPRVDYEVLEKYHEGIIALSACLAGEIPSRILKEDFDGARAAARKMRDIFGENNFFLELQDHGIREQTQVNTSLIRLSKELGIPMVVTNDVHYIREEDAIPHDLLLCIQTGKKVSDKDRMRYEGGQYYLKSEEEMQKVFPYAREAMDNTHKIAERCNVEIVFGEQKVPKFDVPEGYDAFSYLKELCETGLVKRYGDPPPKELQERLSYELSTIRNMGYVDYFLIVWDFIRFAKSQGIAVGPGRGSAAGSIVSYCLEITNIDPIRYQLIFERFLNPERVSMPDIDIDFCYERRQEVIDYVYEKYGKDKVVQIVTFGTMAARMAVRDVGRVLDIPYAQVDNVAKMIPMELGITIEKALKSNPELRQAYESDEVVKNLVDMSMRLEGLPRHTSIHAAGVVIGSKPLDEFVPLSRGADNVITTQFTMTTIEELGLLKMDFLGLRTLTVIQDAARMIGQKLGQDFSIDTIDYDDAKVYEMIGQGKTEGVFQLESAGMKSFMKELKPTNLEDVIAGISLYRPGPMDFIPKYIKGKQNQDSIQYTCPELEEILAPTYGCIVYQEQVMQIVMRLAGYTLGRSDLVRRAMSKKKGEVMARERQNFVYGNEEEGVEGCIRRGIPEETANKIFDEMIDFAKYAFNKSHAAAYAVVSYQTAWLRCYYPVEFMAALLTSVITNPKKITEYINTCRVMGISILPPDINEGEAGFSVAGDSIRYGLAAIKSLGKSVIDVMTQERNENGKYKDLKDFMERLTSKEINKRTIENLIKSGALDSFGKTRKQQMLVYPVVLEEVNRERKESISGQMSLFDFFSEEEKKEYEMQYPDVGEYDDAQKLALEKEVLGIYVSGHPLQKYMDSLEKQTTAKSTDFEPDEESGRAVVRDGQHYVVGGLISNVTAKLTKNNQNMAFVMLEDLYGTVEIIVFPTIYQNVKPYLIEDQGIYVKGRASVSEESGKLIAEYIVPIEQIPKEVWIQTENIEEFTEKQQKLYGIIRKHPGKDEIVIFSKKEKAIKRLPSYENISAKNDVFSELKSLFGEKNVKVREKSIEKSEKKR from the coding sequence ATGGCATTTACACATTTACATGTGCATACGGAATACAGTCTGTTGGATGGATCTAGTAAGATTAAAGAGCTTTTGCCAAGAGCAAAAGAACTTGGAATGGATAGCATCGCTATTACAGATCATGGAGTCATGTATGGTGTGATTGATTTTTATAAAAAAGCAAAAGAAGTAGGGATAAAACCGATACTTGGATGTGAGATTTATGTGGCACCGGGTTCGAGATTTGATAGAGAACAGGCAAGAGGAGAGGACAGATATTATCATCTTGTTTTGCTTGCAGAGAATAATCAGGGCTATAAGAATCTGATGAAGATCGTAACCAGAGGATTTACTGAGGGATATTATTATAAACCGAGGGTAGACTATGAAGTGCTGGAGAAATATCATGAAGGTATTATTGCATTGAGTGCCTGCCTTGCAGGAGAGATTCCGAGTAGGATTTTAAAAGAGGATTTTGATGGGGCAAGAGCCGCTGCCAGAAAAATGCGTGATATTTTTGGAGAGAATAATTTTTTCCTTGAGCTGCAAGATCATGGTATTCGTGAACAGACGCAGGTAAATACCAGTCTTATACGGCTTTCAAAAGAACTGGGGATTCCGATGGTTGTCACAAATGATGTGCATTATATCAGAGAAGAGGATGCGATTCCACATGATCTGCTTCTTTGTATACAGACCGGAAAAAAGGTTTCGGACAAAGACCGAATGCGTTACGAAGGTGGGCAATATTATCTGAAATCCGAAGAAGAAATGCAGAAAGTGTTTCCGTATGCCAGGGAAGCGATGGATAATACTCATAAGATTGCCGAGCGATGTAATGTGGAAATTGTTTTTGGCGAACAAAAGGTACCAAAGTTTGATGTTCCGGAAGGATATGATGCATTTTCTTACTTAAAGGAGCTTTGTGAGACAGGACTGGTGAAAAGATATGGGGATCCGCCGCCGAAAGAGTTACAGGAAAGACTTTCCTATGAGCTTAGTACGATCAGAAATATGGGATATGTTGATTATTTTCTAATTGTATGGGATTTTATACGTTTTGCAAAAAGTCAGGGGATTGCTGTTGGACCAGGACGTGGAAGTGCGGCGGGAAGTATTGTTTCTTACTGCCTTGAAATTACGAATATCGATCCAATCAGATATCAGCTTATTTTTGAGCGTTTTTTAAATCCGGAGCGTGTATCTATGCCGGATATTGATATCGATTTTTGCTACGAGAGAAGACAGGAAGTTATTGATTATGTTTATGAAAAATACGGAAAAGATAAAGTAGTACAGATTGTAACTTTTGGTACGATGGCTGCACGTATGGCAGTGCGTGATGTTGGTCGTGTACTGGATATTCCTTATGCACAGGTAGATAATGTTGCTAAGATGATACCGATGGAACTTGGTATTACGATTGAAAAAGCATTGAAATCTAATCCGGAATTAAGGCAGGCATATGAGAGTGATGAGGTAGTAAAAAATCTTGTTGATATGTCAATGCGTTTAGAAGGATTGCCGCGGCATACATCGATTCATGCAGCAGGAGTGGTAATCGGTTCTAAGCCTTTGGATGAATTTGTTCCGTTGTCAAGAGGAGCAGATAATGTCATAACAACACAGTTTACGATGACAACGATTGAGGAGTTAGGTCTTCTGAAAATGGACTTCTTAGGCTTACGTACCTTAACGGTTATTCAGGATGCTGCCCGGATGATCGGACAGAAGCTGGGGCAGGATTTTAGCATTGATACAATTGATTATGATGATGCTAAAGTATATGAGATGATCGGGCAGGGAAAGACGGAGGGTGTGTTCCAGTTAGAAAGTGCAGGAATGAAGTCTTTCATGAAAGAATTAAAACCGACAAATCTGGAAGATGTAATTGCCGGTATTTCTTTGTATCGTCCGGGTCCGATGGATTTTATTCCAAAGTATATCAAGGGAAAGCAGAATCAGGATTCTATTCAATATACCTGTCCGGAATTGGAAGAAATCCTTGCACCGACTTACGGCTGTATCGTTTATCAGGAACAGGTTATGCAGATTGTAATGCGCCTTGCCGGATACACGCTTGGACGAAGCGATCTTGTGCGCCGAGCAATGTCCAAAAAAAAGGGTGAAGTCATGGCAAGGGAACGTCAGAACTTTGTTTACGGTAATGAGGAAGAAGGCGTCGAAGGGTGCATCCGGCGAGGAATTCCGGAAGAAACAGCAAATAAGATTTTTGATGAAATGATTGATTTTGCCAAATATGCATTTAATAAATCACATGCGGCTGCCTATGCAGTTGTTTCTTACCAGACAGCATGGCTGCGCTGTTACTATCCGGTAGAATTTATGGCGGCATTGCTTACTTCTGTTATTACGAACCCAAAGAAAATCACAGAATATATTAATACCTGTCGTGTGATGGGAATTTCCATCCTGCCACCGGACATCAACGAAGGGGAAGCAGGATTTTCTGTTGCCGGCGATTCGATTCGATATGGGCTTGCAGCGATTAAAAGTCTTGGAAAAAGCGTCATCGATGTAATGACGCAGGAAAGAAATGAAAACGGAAAATATAAAGATTTGAAAGATTTTATGGAAAGACTCACTTCCAAAGAAATTAATAAACGTACGATCGAAAATCTTATTAAGTCCGGAGCGTTAGACAGTTTTGGAAAAACAAGAAAGCAGCAGATGCTTGTGTATCCGGTCGTGCTTGAGGAGGTAAATCGGGAACGGAAAGAATCAATCAGTGGACAGATGTCATTATTTGACTTTTTCTCGGAAGAAGAAAAAAAAGAATATGAGATGCAATATCCTGATGTCGGAGAGTATGATGATGCACAAAAACTTGCGCTGGAAAAAGAAGTTCTTGGTATTTATGTAAGTGGGCATCCATTACAGAAATATATGGATTCTCTTGAAAAACAGACAACAGCGAAATCAACAGATTTTGAGCCAGATGAAGAAAGTGGACGTGCAGTCGTGAGGGATGGACAGCATTATGTTGTTGGTGGTCTTATCAGTAACGTCACTGCAAAGCTTACAAAAAATAATCAGAATATGGCTTTTGTCATGCTTGAAGATTTATACGGTACCGTAGAGATTATTGTCTTCCCGACGATATATCAAAATGTAAAGCCATATCTTATTGAAGATCAGGGTATTTATGTGAAAGGAAGAGCCTCTGTTTCTGAAGAAAGCGGAAAGCTGATCGCAGAATATATTGTTCCGATTGAACAGATTCCGAAGGAAGTCTGGATTCAGACAGAGAATATTGAAGAATTCACAGAAAAACAACAAAAACTATATGGAATTATCAGAAAACATCCTGGAAAAGATGAAATTGTTATTTTTTCCAAAAAAGAAAAGGCAATAAAAAGACTTCCATCATACGAAAATATTTCCGCAAAAAATGACGTATTTAGCGAGTTAAAATCACTTTTTGGTGAAAAAAATGTAAAGGTTCGCGAGAAGAGTATTGAAAAATCTGAAAAAAAGAGATAA
- the pfkA gene encoding 6-phosphofructokinase → MNKTSAVQTIGILTSGGDAPGMNAALRAVARTAWARGIDVKGIYRGYSGLLNDEIFDMKKEFTCDIISRGGTALFTARCEEFKQLEYQEKAAEILRSHNIDGLVVIGGDGSFRGAQKLSAQGINTVALPGTIDLDIACTEYTIGFDTAVNTAMQAIDKIRDSSTSHERCSIIEVMGRNAGYIALWCGVASGAEDILIPERFDGNRPKLENELIESILEKKALGKKHHLIINAEGVGHSYGMAKRIEQATGVETRASILGHMQRGGNPTAKDRVYASYMGALAVDLLCSGATNRVVGYRNGQYIDYDIEDALGMAKDVDQYEFEIAQILGR, encoded by the coding sequence ATGAACAAGACTAGCGCAGTTCAGACAATTGGAATTTTAACAAGTGGTGGAGATGCTCCGGGCATGAATGCCGCATTAAGAGCAGTAGCCAGAACCGCATGGGCAAGAGGTATTGATGTAAAAGGAATTTATCGTGGTTACAGCGGACTGTTAAACGATGAGATTTTTGACATGAAGAAAGAATTCACATGTGATATCATTTCACGTGGTGGTACAGCTTTATTTACTGCAAGATGTGAAGAATTTAAACAGTTAGAGTATCAGGAAAAGGCAGCAGAGATTTTAAGAAGTCATAACATTGACGGACTTGTTGTTATCGGTGGTGACGGATCTTTTCGTGGAGCACAGAAGTTATCTGCACAGGGAATTAACACAGTAGCTCTTCCTGGAACAATTGACTTAGATATTGCATGTACAGAATATACAATCGGTTTCGATACTGCAGTGAACACAGCGATGCAGGCAATTGATAAGATTCGTGACTCATCTACATCTCATGAAAGATGTTCGATCATCGAGGTAATGGGAAGAAACGCTGGTTATATCGCATTATGGTGTGGTGTCGCTTCCGGTGCTGAGGATATCTTAATCCCAGAACGTTTCGATGGTAATAGACCAAAGCTTGAGAATGAGTTAATTGAAAGTATTCTTGAGAAGAAAGCACTTGGTAAGAAACATCACCTAATCATCAACGCAGAAGGTGTTGGACATTCTTACGGAATGGCTAAGAGAATTGAACAGGCAACTGGTGTAGAGACAAGAGCAAGTATCCTTGGTCATATGCAAAGAGGTGGAAACCCAACTGCAAAAGACAGAGTATATGCTTCTTACATGGGAGCTTTAGCAGTAGATCTTCTTTGCAGTGGTGCAACAAACCGAGTAGTAGGATACCGTAACGGTCAGTATATCGATTACGATATTGAAGATGCACTCGGAATGGCTAAAGATGTTGACCAGTATGAGTTTGAGATCGCTCAGATTTTAGGACGATAA